AGTTTCCCGCATCCCGTGAGGTTTTATGAATGAACCATCCAAATCTGTAGAAGTCCATCTCGGTCGCCAGGGGCGGTTGGTGATTCCCGCTAGATTACGGCGATCGCTAGGTTTTGAAACAGGGGATGCTCTGATAGCTCGCCAGGAAGAGGGGCGATTGGTGCTGGAGAAACCAGAAACGATCAAATTGCGGCTGAAGGCTCGGTTCTCGCAGGTACCGAAGGACAGAAGTTTAGCAGATGAATTAATCACCGAACGCCGCGAAGAAGCAAAAAGGGAAGAGGCTGAATGACGGTTGTTCTCGATGCTTCGGCGCTGCTGGTTTACCTGAAGGATGAGCCGGGGTGTGATATTGTGGAAGAAGTACTAGCTGAGTCTGTGATTTCGAGCGTGAATTGGTCCGAGGTGATTCAGAAGGCGATCGCCCTGGGGGTAGTTGTTGACGGAATGCAGGATGATTTGCAGTCGCTGGGGCTGGTGCTAGAGCCGTTTACACCAGAGGATGGCGAGGTAGCGGGACGGCTCTGGGAACAAACCCGCCAGTATGGGTTGTCTTTAGGAGACCGCGCCTGTTTGAGTTTGGGGTTGCGGTTGGGAGTTACTGTTTTTACAAGCGACCGCGCATGGCTCAATCTCGATTTGGGTTTGGATATCCGTGCGGTGCGCTAACAATCTTTTTGTCGTGATTTCATCCTTATTTTGTACCAAATAAGCGATCGCCTGCATCTCCCAAACCGGGGATAATATAGCCATGTTCATCCAGATAGTCATCAATAGCAGCCGTATACACCGGCACATCAGGATGGACTTCACAGAAATGGTTGAGTCCTTCTGGTGCTGCGAGTAAACAGACAAATTTAATTGACAGCGGATTAGTAGATTTCAGCCTTTCCACAGCAGCAACAGCAGAATTACCAGTTGCTACCATAGGGTCAACAACAATCATATCTCGCTGCTCCACGTCATCGGGAACTTTAAAATAATACTCAACGGGAATCAAGGTTTTCGGGTCACGGTATAAACCCACATGTCCCACCCGTGCAGATGGCATTAATTCTAGCATCCCATCCAAAATTCCCTGTCCGGCCCGCATCACTGAAACTAACACCAGCTTTTTATCGGGGGCTAGCACTGGTGCATTCATCGGCGCGAGTGGTGTTTTAATCTGTTCATATTTTAGCGGTAAATCTCGCGTAACTTCATAAGCCAACAACAAACTTACTTCTTTGACAAGATTACGAAATTTAGTTGTACTGGTTTCAGCCCTACGCATCAGTGTCAGTTTGTGCTGAATTAATGGATGCTCAATTAGTGTTACTTGATTTTGCATATTAGTTATTAGTCATTAGTCATTAGTCATTAGTCATTTGTCATTAGTCATTTGTCATTAGTCATTAGTCATTTGTCATTAGTCATTTGTCATTGTCAAAATACACCGATATTGCAACGGCTCTTTAGCCCCCGGATTCATCCGTGGGGTAGTTCAGAAGCGTCAGGACAAACGAGTAGTCATAGTTAGAATACAGTACCATCACTTTCTATTTGTATGGGGGGTATACCACCTGTTCTGAGTTCAGCGGCTATTTTGCGCCCAGCTGTCCAGGTTCCCCCTTGCAGAATTTTTACCAATGGTAATTCCTCCGTACTCATGCCCAACTTCTGCCGTACCGAAGCAGCAATCTGATCCAAGAGAATCACAGTCAAAGCACGCCATTCAACTATAAATGCTGATGACACCGAATGGGGCGATCGCAAAATCTCTGGA
The Gloeotrichia echinulata CP02 DNA segment above includes these coding regions:
- a CDS encoding type II toxin-antitoxin system VapC family toxin; this encodes MTVVLDASALLVYLKDEPGCDIVEEVLAESVISSVNWSEVIQKAIALGVVVDGMQDDLQSLGLVLEPFTPEDGEVAGRLWEQTRQYGLSLGDRACLSLGLRLGVTVFTSDRAWLNLDLGLDIRAVR
- a CDS encoding AbrB/MazE/SpoVT family DNA-binding domain-containing protein translates to MNEPSKSVEVHLGRQGRLVIPARLRRSLGFETGDALIARQEEGRLVLEKPETIKLRLKARFSQVPKDRSLADELITERREEAKREEAE
- the upp gene encoding uracil phosphoribosyltransferase; translated protein: MQNQVTLIEHPLIQHKLTLMRRAETSTTKFRNLVKEVSLLLAYEVTRDLPLKYEQIKTPLAPMNAPVLAPDKKLVLVSVMRAGQGILDGMLELMPSARVGHVGLYRDPKTLIPVEYYFKVPDDVEQRDMIVVDPMVATGNSAVAAVERLKSTNPLSIKFVCLLAAPEGLNHFCEVHPDVPVYTAAIDDYLDEHGYIIPGLGDAGDRLFGTK